The Pseudarthrobacter sp. BIM B-2242 region GCCTGCGATGACCTCAAGGTGGCGGGCCACGCGGTGCGGCTCGCGCAGCTCCGCGGCCTTGGCCACGATGGAGGGGTAGCTGCCCAGGTAGGAAAGCAGCTCATTTTCGGTGGCATGATCCAGCAGGGAAGCCTCGAAAACGCTGCGGTCCACACCGGCGGCAACGGCGTTGCGGGCCGCACCGCGGGTGCGGGCGTGGGCGTACTGCACGTAGAAGACAGGGTTCTCGTTGCTGTGCTTCTTGAGCAGGTCCGGGTCCAGCGTCAGCGGAGAGTCCGCCGGGAAGCGGGCCAGCGAATAGCGGACGGCGTCCTTCCCGAGCCAGTCGATAAGGTCCTTGAGCTCGATGATGTTGCCTGCGCGCTTGGACAGCTTGGCACCGTTGACGGAGACCAACTGGCCGATCAGCACCTCGATGTTGACCTCGGGGTCGTCTCCGGCTGCCGCCGCGATTGCCTTGAGGCGGTGGATGTACCCGTGGTGGTCCGCGCCGAGCAGGTAGATCTTCTCGGTGAAGCCGCGGTCCTTCTTGGAGAGGTAGTACGCGGCATCGGCGGCGAAGTAGGTGGGCTCGCCGTTCGCCCGGATCATCACGCGGTCCTTGTCGTCGCCAAAGTCCGTGGTTCGGAGCCAGACCGCACCGCCGTCGTCGAACACGTGGCCCTGCTCGCGAAGGCGGGCAACGGCACTTTCGATCGCGCCGGCGTCGTGCAGTTCCTGCTCGGAGAAGAACACGTCGAACTCGACGCCGAAGTCTGCGAGCGTGGCCTGGATGTCCTTCATCTGGGCCTCGTAAGCCGCAGCGCGAATGACGGGAATCGCGGCCACTTCAGTCAGTTCGCGAATGTCCGGGTGTGCGGTGAGTACGTCGTGGCCGAGATCGGCGATGTACTGGCCGGGGTAGCCGCCGTCGGGTACGGGCAGGCCGTGAAGCCGGTTGTAGACCGACTGGGCGAAGGTGTTCATCTGCGTGCCGGCGTCGTTGATGTAATACTCGGCGGTGACCTCGGCGCCGGATGCACGCAGGACGCGTGCAATGGCGTCGCCCAGGGCCGCCCAGCGGGTGTGGCCGATGTGCAGGGGGCCGGTGGGGTTCGCCGAAACGAACTCCATGTTGACCACGTGGCCGGCGAGCGCGGAGTTCCTGCCGTATTCCGGACCGGCTTCGACGATGGCCTTGGCGAGGGCACCTGCGGCGCCGGCGTCAACGGTGATGTTCAGGAAGCCTGGACCGGCGATGTCCACGGCCGAGACGCCGTCGATGGTCTTCAGCCGGGTGCTGAGGACCGTGGCGAATTCGCGCGGGTTGGTGCCGGCCTGCTTGGACAGCTGCAGGGCGATGTTGGTGGCCCAGTCGCCGTGCTCCCGGTTCTTCGGTCGCTCCACGCGCACCTCATCAGGGACAGCTGATGCGGAAAGCCCGATTTCGCCGGCGGCGACGGCGTCTTTCAGGCAGGCGGATATGGCGAGGGAAAGTTCTTCGGGAGTCACCCCTCTAGCCTACCGGGGGCCGCCACATGCACGAATTCGGGCACCGCAGGTGACCACGCGGGGCGCTCGATGGCGCACAGCGGACGCACTGCTGGTTCACAGGGTGAACCATTACGCTGAATCCGACGTTGAGTACACCGTAAGCACCCAGCCCACGAAACGAGCCCCCTATGAGACCGTCAGTCCGCAAGAGTGTTTTCGCCGGAATCGCCGGCCTGTCCCTCGCCGGAACCGTGGCCGGCTGTGCGCCGTCCGCAGCCCCTGCTGTCCCCTCGTCCGA contains the following coding sequences:
- the argS gene encoding arginine--tRNA ligase; protein product: MTPEELSLAISACLKDAVAAGEIGLSASAVPDEVRVERPKNREHGDWATNIALQLSKQAGTNPREFATVLSTRLKTIDGVSAVDIAGPGFLNITVDAGAAGALAKAIVEAGPEYGRNSALAGHVVNMEFVSANPTGPLHIGHTRWAALGDAIARVLRASGAEVTAEYYINDAGTQMNTFAQSVYNRLHGLPVPDGGYPGQYIADLGHDVLTAHPDIRELTEVAAIPVIRAAAYEAQMKDIQATLADFGVEFDVFFSEQELHDAGAIESAVARLREQGHVFDDGGAVWLRTTDFGDDKDRVMIRANGEPTYFAADAAYYLSKKDRGFTEKIYLLGADHHGYIHRLKAIAAAAGDDPEVNIEVLIGQLVSVNGAKLSKRAGNIIELKDLIDWLGKDAVRYSLARFPADSPLTLDPDLLKKHSNENPVFYVQYAHARTRGAARNAVAAGVDRSVFEASLLDHATENELLSYLGSYPSIVAKAAELREPHRVARHLEVIAGAYHRWYDACRIAPMGDEPVTDVNRTRLWLNDATSQVLANGLHLLGVSAPERM